In a genomic window of Muntiacus reevesi chromosome 1, mMunRee1.1, whole genome shotgun sequence:
- the FCRLA gene encoding Fc receptor-like A — MAGVFYFSPALLWAAQMLLAGCHAAARFEALQCERPASTQEGMCRPEDDFMDPKEVNFQVKGFTFSEPFHLIVSYDWLILQSPAKPIFEGDPLVLRCQAWQNWPLTQVTFYRDGSALGPPGPNKEISITVAQKADSGHYHCSAVFRNPGPGSPETASPVALTVQELFRAPVLRVTPSAEPQEGKPVTLSCQTKLPLQRSAARLLFSFYKDGKRVRSRGPSSEFQIPTASEAHSGSYWCEAATEDNQVWKQSPKLEIRVQGPSSSAAPTILTPAPQKPDAPETTSTKPPGPLPPLPTPSSKDADSFSPPQGPDPHLYHQMGVLLKQIQDMRVLLGHLVMELRDLSSHLKLETTEGPAKHE, encoded by the exons ATGGCTGGGGTCTTCTACTTTTCTCCTGCTTTGCTCTGGGCAGCTCAGATGCTACTGG CTGGATGTCATGCTG CCGCCCGTTTTGAGGCGCTCCAGTGTGAAAGACCAGCCAGCACCCAGGAGGGCATGTGCCGCCCCGAGGATGACTTCATGGACCCAAAGGAAGTCAACTTCCAGGTCAAGGGCTTCACGTTCAGTGAACCCTTCCACCTGATCGTGTCCTATG ACTGGCTGATCCTCCAAAGTCCAGCCAAGCCTATATTCGAAGGAGACCCTCTGGTTCTGCGCTGCCAGGCCTGGCAAAACTGGCCACTGACCCAGGTCACCTTCTACCGAGATGGCTCAGCCCTTGGTCCCCCCGGACCTAACAAGGAAATCTCCATCACTGTGGCGCAGAAGGCCGACAGCGGACACTACCACTGCAGTGCCGTGTTCAGGAACCCGGGTCCTGGGAGCCCAGAGACGGCGTCTCCTGTGGCTCTCACAGTTCAAG agCTGTTTCGAGCCCCAGTTCTCAGAGTCACACCCTCAGCTGAGCCCCAGGAGGGGAAGCCAGTGACCCTGAGCTGTCAGACAAAGCTGCCCCTGCAGAGGTCAGCCGCCcgcctcctcttctccttctacaaGGACGGCAAGAGAGTGCGCAGCAGGGGCCCCTCTTCGGAATTCCAGATCCCCACCGCGTCAGAGGCACATTCTGGGTCCTACTGGTGTGAGGCAGCCACTGAGGACAATCAAGTTTGGAAACAGAGCCCCAAGCTGGAGATCAGGGTGCagg GTCCCTCCAGTTCCGCTGCACCCACTATCTTGACTCCAGCTCCTCAGAAACCAGATGCTCCAGAAACTACTTCTACAAAGCCCCCTGGGCCACTGCCTCCACTTCCCACCCCTTCTTCTAAGGATGCAGACTCCTTTTCCCCTCCGCAAGGCCCAGACCCTCATCTGTATCACCAGATGGGTGTTCTCCTCAAGCAGATACAGGATATGAGAGTTCTCCTTGGTCACCTGGTCATGGAGCTGAGGGACTTGTCTAGCCACCTGAAACTTGAGACCACAGAGGGTCCTGCCAAGCATGAATAA